A portion of the Manihot esculenta cultivar AM560-2 chromosome 2, M.esculenta_v8, whole genome shotgun sequence genome contains these proteins:
- the LOC110605956 gene encoding uncharacterized protein LOC110605956, whose amino-acid sequence MGGCMSTPPKRVKTRKKHLGRFGKRHVKISSFHDENKIITSETGCVKDFAASQFVHKDFENGKIASFRRSGASNSTYHLKQVQWHLSQVDGDGVCQEEVWFDSVSILDLESESDDEFSSVLGDCFSTVGPAVGDISSRQVLQYESSSCLVDGWGKCQEHHKSYMKIDGHRISKEENKESKRFAVIGTQGYEVSLLGKAEENRKKKLLNGYGSFKGSIEDRRDSQDTILKSGLPLLVPSVSFNDKALSASAQKKKLAVFRLSFKRKSCDGTETSELCASKRFLCHPKAGFTIPPCSGEKSNAGFWCEIPPSNFKLRGATYFKDKRKCPAPNCSPYSPIGVDLFICPRKVNHIAQHLELPNVKAEGKIPPLLIVNIQLPTYPAAMFLGDSDGQGMSLVLYFKVSENWEKEISSQYQDNIKRLVDNEMEKVKGFAKESIVPFRERLKIMAGLVNPEDLNLSSAEKKLINAYNEKPVLSRPQHEFYKGSNYLEIDLDIHRFSYISRKGLESFRDRLKNGIIDLGLTIQAQKQEELPEQVLCCLRLNKIDFEDHGLIPTLMTLEE is encoded by the exons ATGGGTGGCTGCATGTCCACTCCACCTAAAAGAGTTAAAACACGCAAGAAGCACCTCGGTCGATTTGGCAAACGCCATGTGAAAATATCCAGTTTCCATGATGAAAACAAGATAATAACCAGTGAAACAGGATGTGTGAAAGATTTTGCTGCGAGTCAATTTGTCCATAAGGATTTTGAGAATGGTAAAATTGCTAGTTTCAGAAGATCTGGGGCCTCCAATTCAACATACCATCTCAAGCAGGTGCAGTGGCATCTCAGTCAAGTAGACGGTGATG GAGTTTGCCAAGAGGAAGTTTGGTTTGATTCAGTCAGTATTCTGGATCTGGAATCCGAATCTGATGATGAATTCAGCAGTGTGCTTGGAG ACTGTTTTTCAACGGTGGGCCCTGCAGTTGGGGACATTTCAAGTAGACAGGTGCTTCAATATGAAAGTTCTTCATGTTTAGTGGATGGCTGGGGTAAATGTCAAGAACACCACAAAAGTTATATGAAAATAGATGGACATAGGATAAGCAAAGAGGAAAACAAGGAATCCAAGCGGTTTGCAGTTATTGGTACCCAGGGTTATGAAGTTTCACTTTTGGGGAAGGCCGAGGAAAACAGAAAGAAGAAGTTGTTGAATGGTTATGGAAGCTTTAAAGGTTCAATAGAGGATAGACGTGACTCACAAGACACTATATTAAAATCTGGCTTGCCTCTGTTGGTTCCTTCTGTGAGTTTCAATGATAAGGCTCTAAGTGCATCAGCTCAAAAAAAGAAACTAGCAGTTTTCAGGCTTTCTTTTAAGAGGAAATCATGTGATGGAACCGAAACCAGTGAACTCT GTGCTTCAAAAAGATTCTTGTGTCATCCCAAAGCAGGATTCACTATTCCTCCTTGCAGCGGAGAGAAGTCGAATGCAGGATTTTGGTGTGAGATTCCTCCCTCAAATTTCAAACTCCGTGGTGCTACCTATTTCAA AGATAAGAGGAAGTGCCCTGCTCCAAATTGCAGTCCATATTCTCCAATCGGTGTTGATTTGTTTATCTGCCCTAGAAAGGTTAATCACATTGCACAACACCTTGAGCTTCCAAATGTAAAAGCTGAGGGGAAAATTCCTCCTCTTCTAATTGTAAATATCCAG TTGCCGACTTATCCTGCTGCAATGTTCCTTGGTGATAGTGATGGGCAAGGAATGAGTCTTGTTCTGTATTTTAAGGTTTCTGAAAATTGGGAGAAAGAAATTTCTTCTCAATATCAGGATAACATCAAG AGACTAGTCGACAATGAGATGGAAAAAGTTAAAGGGTTTGCAAAAGAATCAATCGTTCCATTCAGAGAAAGACTAAAGATAATGGCTGGTTTGGTGAATCCTGAGGATCTCAATTTAAGTTCTGCTGAGAAGAAGCTTATAAATGCTTATAATGAAAAACCAGTCCTTTCTCGTCCTCAGCATGAATTTTATAAG GGCTCTAATTATTTGGAGATTGATCTGGATATTCATCGTTTCAGCTACATATCAAGGAAGGGACTTGAATCATTTCGAGATCGTCTTAAAAATGGAATCATTGACCTTGGTTTAACCATCCAG GCACAGAAACAAGAGGAGCTTCCAGAGCAAGTTTTATGTTGTCTGAGACTAAACAAGATCGACTTCGAGGACCATGGACTGATACCTACACTTATGACTCTAGAAGAATAA
- the LOC110603131 gene encoding protein IMPAIRED IN BABA-INDUCED STERILITY 1 isoform X2, whose protein sequence is MGCVSSKRTLSVADVSPSSLPVNDHSLAGPSRYPSGYLNFEQKHKNDKKDGSRRKKCSYDIDNGNEEAAKEDQDSNQQGKKVRRRSSSGQSGPINLKLGFSRRHVEAEQIAAGWPSWLSSAAAQAINGWVPLRADAFEKLEKIGQGTYSSVFRARELETGRMVALKKVRFDNFQPESIRFMAREILILRRLDHPNVMKLEGIITSRLSSSIYLVFEYMEHDLAGLSSSPDIEFTESQVKCYMKQLLQGIEHCHLRGIMHRDIKVSNVLVNNEGILKIGDFGLANVLNSKNCNHLTSRVVTLWYRPPELLMGSTSYGMSVDLWSVGCVFAELFIGKPLLKGRTEVEQLHKIFKLCGSPSDEYWKQSKLPNATMFRPQHVYESSLRERLKDFPTTAVDLMETFLSIEPEKRGTASSALLSQYFNTVPYACEPSSLPKYTPNKEMDAKYREAARRKAAGSRTRDKDIGPPRKPRKANTTLEECNINNKFAPKEKVMDTQFVLKVKETNVQMKKERGNMSTELSSSFDTNSETSQATKGDYVFSGPAPVVASSGFAWAKRLKEDTKSTQSISLSEISALESSFNFANDSFDLPKEKEEEATSKHLMLKHRRRYDSSDSFDTANIYPLYDAKATDETDALMTNPDHCKRREKVEFSGPLLSHTNKIDELLQRNESQIREAARRSRLD, encoded by the exons AAAGTGTAGCTATGACATTGATAACGGTAATGAGGAGGCGGCAAAGGAAGATCAAGATAGCAATCAGCAAGGCAAAAAAGTAAGGAGAAGGAGCTCTAGCGGACAGAGTGGACCCATTAATCTCAAATTGGGATTCTCCCGGAGGCACGTTGAGGCCGAGCAGATCGCTGCCGGGTGGCCCAGCTGGCTCAGTTCTGCAGCCGCACAAGCCATTAATGGTTGGGTGCCTCTACGAGCTGATGCTTTTGAGAAATTAGAGAAG ATTGGACAAGGCACATATAGCAGTGTGTTCCGAGCACGTGAGCTTGAGACTGGAAGGATGGTTGCACTGAAGAAGGTGCGGTTTGACAATTTTCAGCCAGAGAGCATTAGGTTTATGGCACGCGAAATACTGATTCTCCGCAGGCTTGACCATCCAAACGTTATGAAGTTGGAGGGAATAATTACTTCCCGGTTGTCAAGTAGCATATACCTTGTATTTGAATACATGGAACATGATCTTGCTGGACTATCATCTTCTCCAGACATCGAGTTCACTGAGTCGCAG GTGAAGTGCTACATGAAGCAACTATTGCAAGGGATTGAGCACTGCCATTTACGAGGTATAATGCATAGGGATATAAAGGTGTCCAACGTTTTGGTCAACAATGaaggaattttaaaaataggagATTTTGGATTGGCAAATGTTCTGAACTCAAAGAACTGTAATCATCTAACCAGTCGTGTGGTGACTTTATGGTACCGCCCTCCTGAACTCTTGATGGGTTCAACAAGTTATGGTATGTCAGTGGATCTGTGGAGTGTGGGCTGTGTATTTGCGGAACTTTTCATTGGAAAGCCTCTCCTCAAGGGAAGAACTGAG GTTGAACAATTACACAAAATCTTCAAGCTTTGTGGTTCTCCTTCTGATGAGTACTGGAAACAGTCTAAGCTTCCTAATGCTACTATGTTTAGACCCCAACATGTTTATGAAAGCTCGCTACGAGAGAGGCTTAAAGATTTTCCAACAACTGCTGTGGACTTGAtggaaacttttctttccatagaaCCAGAAAAGCGTGGGACTGCCTCCTCTGCCCTTTTGTCTCAG TACTTCAACACAGTGCCATATGCATGTGAACCGTCAAGCTTGCCAAAGTATACACCTAACAAAGAAATGGATGCTAAGTATCGAGAAGCAGCACGGAG GAAAGCGGCTGGTTCTAGGACAAGAGATAAAGATATAGGACCACCAAGAAAACCCAGAAAGGCCAATACGACATTGGAAGAATGCAACATTAACAATAAATTTGCTCCAAAAGAG AAAGTGATGGATACTCAATTTGTTCTTAAGGTCAAAGAAACTAATGTTCaaatgaaaaaggaaagagGAAACATGAGCACAGAACTAAGTTCTTCTTTTGACACAAACTCGGAGACTTCCCAAGCAACAAAAGGGGACTATGTTTTCTCGGGACCGGCACCAGTCGTTGCTTCAAGTGGCTTTGCATGGGCAAAAAGGCTGAAAGAGGATACTAAGTCTACTCAGTCTATCTCATTGAGTGAAATTAGTGCATTAGAATCAAGTTTCAACTTTGCAAACGATTCCTTTGACTtgccaaaagaaaaagaagaggaggCTACATCCAAGCATTTGATGCTGAAGCATCGACGTCGTTATGATTCATCAGATTCTTTTGATACAGCCAACATATACCCTCTTTATGATGCAAAGGCAACTGATGAAACAGATGCTCTAATGACTAATCCT GATCACTGTAAACGAAGGGAGAAGGTTGAATTTTCAGGGCCTTTGTTGTCTCACACAAATAAAATTGATGAGCTCTTGCAAAGGAATGAAAGTCAGATACGCGAAGCAGCTCGCAGATCAAGGTTGGATTGA
- the LOC110603131 gene encoding protein IMPAIRED IN BABA-INDUCED STERILITY 1 isoform X1 — MGCVSSKRTLSVADVSPSSLPVNDHSLAGPSRYPSGYLNFEQKHKNDKKDGSRRKKCSYDIDNGNEEAAKEDQDSNQQGKKVRRRSSSGQSGPINLKLGFSRRHVEAEQIAAGWPSWLSSAAAQAINGWVPLRADAFEKLEKIGQGTYSSVFRARELETGRMVALKKVRFDNFQPESIRFMAREILILRRLDHPNVMKLEGIITSRLSSSIYLVFEYMEHDLAGLSSSPDIEFTESQVKCYMKQLLQGIEHCHLRGIMHRDIKVSNVLVNNEGILKIGDFGLANVLNSKNCNHLTSRVVTLWYRPPELLMGSTSYGMSVDLWSVGCVFAELFIGKPLLKGRTEVEQLHKIFKLCGSPSDEYWKQSKLPNATMFRPQHVYESSLRERLKDFPTTAVDLMETFLSIEPEKRGTASSALLSQYFNTVPYACEPSSLPKYTPNKEMDAKYREAARRKAAGSRTRDKDIGPPRKPRKANTTLEECNINNKFAPKEKVMDTQFVLKVKETNVQMKKERGNMSTELSSSFDTNSETSQATKGDYVFSGPAPVVASSGFAWAKRLKEDTKSTQSISLSEISALESSFNFANDSFDLPKEKEEEATSKHLMLKHRRRYDSSDSFDTANIYPLYDAKATDETDALMTNPVRDHCKRREKVEFSGPLLSHTNKIDELLQRNESQIREAARRSRLD; from the exons AAAGTGTAGCTATGACATTGATAACGGTAATGAGGAGGCGGCAAAGGAAGATCAAGATAGCAATCAGCAAGGCAAAAAAGTAAGGAGAAGGAGCTCTAGCGGACAGAGTGGACCCATTAATCTCAAATTGGGATTCTCCCGGAGGCACGTTGAGGCCGAGCAGATCGCTGCCGGGTGGCCCAGCTGGCTCAGTTCTGCAGCCGCACAAGCCATTAATGGTTGGGTGCCTCTACGAGCTGATGCTTTTGAGAAATTAGAGAAG ATTGGACAAGGCACATATAGCAGTGTGTTCCGAGCACGTGAGCTTGAGACTGGAAGGATGGTTGCACTGAAGAAGGTGCGGTTTGACAATTTTCAGCCAGAGAGCATTAGGTTTATGGCACGCGAAATACTGATTCTCCGCAGGCTTGACCATCCAAACGTTATGAAGTTGGAGGGAATAATTACTTCCCGGTTGTCAAGTAGCATATACCTTGTATTTGAATACATGGAACATGATCTTGCTGGACTATCATCTTCTCCAGACATCGAGTTCACTGAGTCGCAG GTGAAGTGCTACATGAAGCAACTATTGCAAGGGATTGAGCACTGCCATTTACGAGGTATAATGCATAGGGATATAAAGGTGTCCAACGTTTTGGTCAACAATGaaggaattttaaaaataggagATTTTGGATTGGCAAATGTTCTGAACTCAAAGAACTGTAATCATCTAACCAGTCGTGTGGTGACTTTATGGTACCGCCCTCCTGAACTCTTGATGGGTTCAACAAGTTATGGTATGTCAGTGGATCTGTGGAGTGTGGGCTGTGTATTTGCGGAACTTTTCATTGGAAAGCCTCTCCTCAAGGGAAGAACTGAG GTTGAACAATTACACAAAATCTTCAAGCTTTGTGGTTCTCCTTCTGATGAGTACTGGAAACAGTCTAAGCTTCCTAATGCTACTATGTTTAGACCCCAACATGTTTATGAAAGCTCGCTACGAGAGAGGCTTAAAGATTTTCCAACAACTGCTGTGGACTTGAtggaaacttttctttccatagaaCCAGAAAAGCGTGGGACTGCCTCCTCTGCCCTTTTGTCTCAG TACTTCAACACAGTGCCATATGCATGTGAACCGTCAAGCTTGCCAAAGTATACACCTAACAAAGAAATGGATGCTAAGTATCGAGAAGCAGCACGGAG GAAAGCGGCTGGTTCTAGGACAAGAGATAAAGATATAGGACCACCAAGAAAACCCAGAAAGGCCAATACGACATTGGAAGAATGCAACATTAACAATAAATTTGCTCCAAAAGAG AAAGTGATGGATACTCAATTTGTTCTTAAGGTCAAAGAAACTAATGTTCaaatgaaaaaggaaagagGAAACATGAGCACAGAACTAAGTTCTTCTTTTGACACAAACTCGGAGACTTCCCAAGCAACAAAAGGGGACTATGTTTTCTCGGGACCGGCACCAGTCGTTGCTTCAAGTGGCTTTGCATGGGCAAAAAGGCTGAAAGAGGATACTAAGTCTACTCAGTCTATCTCATTGAGTGAAATTAGTGCATTAGAATCAAGTTTCAACTTTGCAAACGATTCCTTTGACTtgccaaaagaaaaagaagaggaggCTACATCCAAGCATTTGATGCTGAAGCATCGACGTCGTTATGATTCATCAGATTCTTTTGATACAGCCAACATATACCCTCTTTATGATGCAAAGGCAACTGATGAAACAGATGCTCTAATGACTAATCCTGTAAGA GATCACTGTAAACGAAGGGAGAAGGTTGAATTTTCAGGGCCTTTGTTGTCTCACACAAATAAAATTGATGAGCTCTTGCAAAGGAATGAAAGTCAGATACGCGAAGCAGCTCGCAGATCAAGGTTGGATTGA